The following coding sequences lie in one Maledivibacter sp. genomic window:
- a CDS encoding molybdopterin molybdotransferase MoeA, whose protein sequence is MKMFKAHTVKEAKMKLRDNFTDYRLGIEVIDISKAVGRILAEDVFSNVNVPHFRRSTVDGYAVISKDTHGASEGLPAFLEVIGEVDMGREPKIVIDTDKTAYVPTGGMIPHGADSVVMVEYTEKLDEHSIGINKPVSIKENMVDIGDDIKEKEKVLHKGLKLRPQDIGVLSSIGVDRVQVFKLPSIAIISTGDEIVEPNKDAGLGQIRDINTYTLWAMAEEAGCLVTKKVVVEDEFQVLKDTLEECINNNDIVIISGGSSVGTKDITGKVINSIGEPGVFVHGVAIKPGKPTILAKVKNKAVFGLPGQPVSAMIVFKIFVEYLVGYIQDRDTEIEYFIEGIFDSNIHSAHGRETYQMVTLEREGGKWLVKPVYGKSGMISLMSKARGYIKIEANKEGVKKGEIVRVVPI, encoded by the coding sequence ATGAAAATGTTTAAAGCACATACTGTGAAAGAAGCAAAGATGAAGCTAAGAGATAACTTTACTGATTATAGATTAGGTATAGAGGTAATTGATATATCTAAGGCAGTAGGAAGAATCTTAGCTGAGGATGTATTTTCAAATGTAAACGTCCCTCATTTTAGAAGATCAACGGTAGATGGATATGCAGTTATTTCAAAGGATACCCATGGGGCAAGTGAAGGGCTACCCGCTTTTCTTGAGGTGATTGGGGAGGTTGATATGGGAAGGGAACCTAAAATTGTTATAGATACTGATAAGACGGCATATGTACCAACTGGTGGGATGATACCCCATGGAGCCGATTCCGTTGTGATGGTGGAATATACAGAAAAGCTTGATGAACATAGTATAGGGATCAATAAACCCGTATCCATAAAGGAAAATATGGTTGATATTGGAGATGATATCAAGGAGAAGGAAAAGGTTTTACATAAAGGATTAAAGCTTAGGCCACAGGATATAGGGGTCTTATCTTCCATTGGTGTGGATAGGGTACAGGTTTTCAAATTGCCATCTATTGCAATTATATCAACTGGTGATGAAATTGTAGAGCCAAATAAGGATGCTGGGCTTGGACAAATAAGGGATATAAACACCTATACCCTATGGGCAATGGCTGAAGAGGCAGGATGTTTAGTAACTAAAAAGGTTGTTGTAGAGGATGAATTTCAAGTATTAAAGGATACCCTTGAGGAGTGTATAAATAACAACGATATTGTGATTATATCCGGTGGAAGCTCCGTTGGAACAAAGGATATTACTGGGAAAGTGATAAATTCAATTGGAGAGCCAGGGGTATTTGTACATGGAGTCGCTATAAAGCCCGGTAAGCCAACTATACTTGCTAAGGTGAAAAACAAAGCAGTTTTTGGTCTGCCAGGTCAACCAGTATCGGCAATGATAGTATTTAAGATTTTTGTAGAATATCTTGTGGGATATATACAGGATAGGGATACCGAAATCGAATATTTTATTGAAGGGATATTTGATTCAAATATACATTCAGCCCATGGAAGGGAAACCTATCAAATGGTAACCCTTGAAAGGGAGGGTGGGAAATGGCTTGTTAAACCCGTATATGGTAAATCGGGAATGATAAGCCTTATGTCTAAAGCCAGAGGTTATATAAAGATTGAAGCCAATAAAGAAGGAGTGAAAAAGGGAGAAATAGTAAGAGTGGTACCAATATAA
- a CDS encoding MogA/MoaB family molybdenum cofactor biosynthesis protein, with product MFKVGIITASDKGFKGEREDESGELIKEIMSSNGYKVETWNILPDERYEISKEIINMCDNLKLDLIFTTGGTGFSPRDWTPEATLDVIDRQAQGISEAMRYYSLQITPRAMLSRGVSGIRGETLIINLPGSPKAVKENLEFILTALQHGLEILKGIAGECARK from the coding sequence ATGTTCAAAGTGGGGATAATCACAGCCAGTGATAAAGGCTTTAAAGGGGAGCGTGAAGACGAAAGCGGTGAATTGATTAAAGAAATAATGTCTTCAAATGGTTACAAAGTTGAAACGTGGAACATACTTCCCGATGAAAGATATGAAATCTCTAAAGAAATTATAAATATGTGTGACAATCTCAAGCTAGATTTAATTTTTACAACGGGTGGTACAGGCTTTTCACCAAGGGATTGGACACCGGAAGCTACTTTAGATGTCATCGATAGACAGGCACAAGGAATTTCAGAGGCAATGAGATATTATAGTCTCCAAATCACTCCAAGAGCCATGCTGAGCAGAGGAGTTTCAGGTATAAGAGGAGAAACTTTGATCATAAACCTTCCTGGAAGCCCAAAGGCGGTTAAAGAAAATCTAGAATTTATTCTTACTGCTTTACAGCACGGGTTGGAGATACTTAAGGGGATTGCAGGGGAATGTGCTAGAAAGTAG
- the hydF gene encoding [FeFe] hydrogenase H-cluster maturation GTPase HydF: MQDTPRSNRLHIAIFGKRNAGKSSLINAITNQDIALVSNVAGTTTDPVYKAMEILPIGPVVLIDTAGLDDVGELGELRVRKTYQVLNKTELALVLINSEDGVTDYDKEIISRIREKKIPLIGVVNKIDIKDIDDEVLKIWNKEYDIPFIKVSAATKRGIDELKETIIKVANLKKHEKVIIGDLISPHDVVVLVTPIDKAAPKGRLILPQQQTIRDVIDHGGVALVTRETELKDALKSLVKKPKLVVTDSQAFAIVDKDTPRDITLTSFSILFARYKGDLKTLVEGVSKIKELKHGDKVLICEGCTHHRQDGDIGRDKIPRWLENIVGGNLNFEWTSGTAYPEPKEMKKYNLIIHCGGCMLNPKEMEFRINQAKENGMPIVNYGVLIGYVTGVLERALDPFPEIKSLIY; the protein is encoded by the coding sequence GTGCAGGATACACCTAGAAGCAATAGACTTCATATAGCTATTTTTGGTAAAAGAAATGCTGGGAAATCAAGTTTGATTAATGCAATAACGAATCAAGATATAGCTTTGGTTTCAAATGTGGCGGGGACAACAACCGATCCCGTATACAAAGCCATGGAAATATTACCTATTGGACCGGTAGTTTTAATTGATACTGCGGGCTTAGATGATGTGGGGGAGTTGGGAGAATTAAGGGTTAGGAAGACCTATCAAGTATTAAATAAGACTGAGCTTGCCCTAGTTTTAATAAATAGTGAAGATGGAGTTACGGATTATGATAAGGAAATAATATCAAGAATAAGGGAAAAGAAAATACCACTAATTGGAGTAGTTAATAAGATAGATATTAAGGATATTGACGACGAAGTTTTAAAGATATGGAATAAAGAGTATGATATCCCTTTTATTAAAGTGAGTGCAGCAACGAAGAGGGGTATTGATGAGCTTAAAGAAACCATAATAAAAGTTGCAAATCTAAAGAAGCATGAAAAGGTGATAATTGGGGATTTAATTAGTCCCCATGATGTAGTTGTACTTGTTACCCCAATTGATAAGGCGGCTCCAAAGGGAAGACTCATACTTCCACAGCAGCAAACAATAAGGGATGTTATTGACCACGGTGGAGTAGCATTAGTAACTAGAGAAACGGAATTGAAGGATGCCCTTAAAAGCTTGGTCAAAAAGCCTAAATTAGTAGTAACAGACTCACAGGCATTTGCAATAGTAGATAAAGATACCCCAAGGGATATTACACTAACTTCATTCTCTATATTATTTGCAAGATATAAGGGAGATCTAAAAACACTAGTGGAGGGAGTAAGTAAAATCAAGGAGCTTAAACATGGAGACAAGGTTCTGATCTGTGAAGGATGTACCCATCATAGACAGGATGGTGATATTGGAAGGGATAAAATTCCAAGATGGCTTGAAAATATAGTGGGTGGAAATCTAAACTTTGAATGGACTTCGGGAACAGCATACCCTGAGCCGAAAGAAATGAAAAAATACAATCTAATTATCCATTGTGGTGGATGCATGTTGAATCCAAAGGAAATGGAGTTTAGAATAAATCAAGCAAAGGAAAATGGTATGCCAATAGTTAACTACGGGGTACTAATAGGATATGTAACTGGAGTTTTAGAAAGAGCCCTTGATCCATTCCCCGAAATTAAATCGTTGATATATTGA
- the hydE gene encoding [FeFe] hydrogenase H-cluster radical SAM maturase HydE — protein MTKEVINHYLIMAGSTSHMLRGDKLLKDKDIETSLVPAPSEYGTVCGTAIRIRNKDKEKSEKLLRSNGISIEGVYPDKPRKLVGLVEKLMDSVISEEFMATLKKIEEGEELKFQDIVILLSTERKAEKDALFHAADRMRREIVGDVVDIRGAVEFSNYCRKDCRYCGIRRSIDDLSRYRMGEDEIMEIVHHLHRIGLKTVILQSGEDLWWTPDKISYLVKRVKKETKMNITLSIGERPREEYELYKELGVNNFLLKIETTNKKLFEFIHPDDDFDHRVKCSTWLRELGYLNGSGNIIGLPGQTIEDIAKDILFFKEMGINMIGIGPFVPSKGTPLEGYPQGSIDMTLKAVAVTRIVCKRVFIPATTALASLDSDGQTKALKAGANTIMLINTPKEYRHNYQIYSDKNMVDLQSAFKAVEEARRKMPPYLKVKKEEL, from the coding sequence ATGACTAAAGAAGTAATTAATCATTACCTCATAATGGCAGGCTCAACAAGTCATATGCTTAGAGGAGATAAATTATTAAAGGATAAGGATATAGAGACATCCCTTGTACCTGCTCCATCGGAATACGGTACAGTATGTGGAACAGCTATAAGAATAAGAAACAAAGATAAGGAAAAATCAGAAAAGCTATTAAGAAGTAATGGTATTTCTATTGAAGGAGTATATCCAGATAAACCTAGAAAACTTGTGGGCCTAGTAGAAAAATTAATGGATTCTGTTATATCAGAAGAATTTATGGCTACTTTAAAAAAAATAGAGGAGGGTGAAGAATTAAAATTTCAAGATATTGTAATACTCCTTAGTACCGAAAGAAAGGCTGAAAAAGATGCTCTTTTCCATGCAGCCGATAGAATGAGAAGAGAAATTGTTGGAGATGTGGTCGATATAAGGGGAGCAGTGGAATTTTCTAATTATTGTCGTAAAGACTGTAGGTATTGTGGAATCAGAAGAAGTATAGATGATTTAAGTAGATATAGGATGGGTGAGGATGAGATTATGGAGATTGTCCACCATCTCCATAGAATTGGACTTAAAACAGTAATTTTACAATCTGGAGAGGATTTATGGTGGACACCTGATAAAATTTCATACCTTGTAAAAAGGGTGAAAAAAGAAACTAAAATGAATATTACCCTTAGTATAGGAGAAAGACCGAGGGAAGAATATGAGCTATATAAAGAGCTTGGGGTTAACAATTTTCTCTTAAAAATAGAAACAACTAATAAAAAATTATTTGAATTTATCCATCCAGATGATGACTTTGATCATAGGGTAAAGTGTTCTACATGGCTTCGTGAATTAGGATATCTGAATGGATCAGGAAATATTATAGGACTTCCGGGACAAACAATAGAAGATATAGCTAAGGATATCTTATTCTTTAAGGAAATGGGAATAAATATGATTGGTATTGGTCCCTTTGTGCCATCTAAAGGAACACCCCTAGAGGGATATCCCCAGGGGAGTATAGATATGACCTTAAAAGCAGTGGCTGTTACAAGAATAGTATGTAAAAGGGTATTCATACCGGCGACAACAGCCCTTGCATCATTAGATTCAGATGGTCAGACAAAGGCGCTAAAGGCTGGAGCAAATACAATTATGCTTATAAATACACCTAAGGAATATAGACATAACTACCAGATATATAGTGATAAAAATATGGTGGATCTACAGTCTGCCTTTAAGGCCGTGGAGGAAGCTAGGAGAAAAATGCCACCATACCTTAAAGTTAAAAAGGAGGAGTTATAG